A part of Rhodamnia argentea isolate NSW1041297 chromosome 8, ASM2092103v1, whole genome shotgun sequence genomic DNA contains:
- the LOC115732981 gene encoding ankyrin repeat-containing protein BDA1-like — translation MDRLQQVIERGNEDELYRLIEQEADLFDRTFEDPVANTPLHGAADMGQTQVAMEMAILKPSFAQKLNRGGQSPMHLALRKKHYRTARALMTLNPELIRVRGRGGITPLHYVAGEKGDNEEEVQALLELLAEFLCACKLSIEDPTSRCKTAVHIAVKNHNLRAFKVLLGWLKRVYLREILDWKDEDGNTVLHIAVLERQPEIIKLLIGHVKVNAKNFQGLAKSLRRLGCLAGLFSHNVPLSQFLSVEPTLFEKLKLQFRYQDESARNIVLLVATLVATATYQVGLTPPGGYWGDNTSDPAANSTVATSNSSSVAVEKPHQAGNIILNGSKLDQFMILNSMVFLVSILTIWITAVPLLPQTILVYLLSLFAGYSFLSTTTIEFPKSDKTLGGLIADCFMILLGLVLVVPLFWYTRYGQRAVGIDATRRRVGSLLELKDRK, via the exons ATGGACAGGCTTCAACAAGTAATCGAACGTGGCAATGAAGATGAGCTATATCGCTTGATTGAGCAAGAGGCAGATCTCTTTGATCGTACATTTGAGGACCCCGTCGCAAATACTCCACTCCACGGCGCTGCGGACATGGGGCAAACTCAAGTGGCCATGGAGATGGCCATCTTGAAGCCGTCGTTCGCTCAAAAGCTCAATCGAGGGGGTCAAAGCCCTATGCACTTGGCTTTGCGAAAGAAGCATTATCGCACCGCAAGGGCACTAATGACCCTCAACCCCGAGTTGATCCGAGTCCGAGGACGAGGTGGGATCACCCCTTTGCATTATGTCGCTGGGGAAAAAGGAGACAATGAGGAGGAGGTCCAGGCGCTCCTGGAGCTCTTGGCTGAATTCTTATGCGCTTGCAAATTATCCATCGAAGACCCGACAAGCCGATGCAAGACTGCGGTTCACATTGCCGTCAAGAACCACAACCTCAGAGCATTCAAAGTTTTGCTTGGATGGCTTAAGCGAGTTTATCTTAGAGAAATCTTGGACTGGAAAGACGAAGATGGTAACACCGTCTTACATATTGCTGTTTTAGAAAGGCAGCCCGAG ATCATCAAGCTGTTGATAGGGCATGTCAAAGTAAATGCAAAGAACTTTCAGG GTCTTGCGAAGAGCTTGCGCCGCTTAGGATGCCTAGCAGGACTTTTTAGTCACAACGTCCCTCTGTCACAGTTTTTAAGCGTGGAACCAACCCTCTTTGAGAAGCTCAAACTTCAGTTccgctaccaagatgaatccgCTCGCAACATAGTCCTTTTAGTGGCAACCTTGGTTGCGACCGCCACGTACCAAGTCGGGCTCACTCCTCCAGGAGGATACTGGGGGGACAACACTTCAGATCCCGCAGCCAATTCCACCGTTGCCACCTCCAATTCCAGCAGCGTTGCCGTCGAAAAACCACATCAAGCTGGGAACATTATCCTGAACGGCTCGAAACTAGACCAGTTCATGATCCTCAACAGTATGGTTTTTTTGGTCTCCATCCTCACAATCTGGATCACCGCTGTTCCCCTATTGCCCCAAACTATCCTGGTTTACCTGTTATCGTTATTTGCCGgttattccttcctctctacCACTACAATCGAATTCCCGAAGTCCGATAAGACCCTAGGAGGTCTCATAGCGGATTGTTTCATGATCCTGCTGGGTCTCGTGTTGGTGGTCCCCCTGTTCTGGTATACAAGATACGGCCAACGCGCAGTTGGAATCGACGCCACAAGGAGACGCGTCGGCAGCCTCCTAGAGCTGAAAGATCGGAAATAG